A part of Mesoplodon densirostris isolate mMesDen1 chromosome 10, mMesDen1 primary haplotype, whole genome shotgun sequence genomic DNA contains:
- the LOC132497048 gene encoding HLA class II histocompatibility antigen, DM alpha chain isoform X3, producing MDHELSQRAALLRLLPLLWLLPQSWTAPEAPTPGWRDELQNHTFLHTVYCQNWSPNVGLSEAYNEDQLFSFDFSQNIRVPRLPEFADWAHRPQDTSNIFFDKAFCRAIVEEIGPELDSTPTGLPTAEVFTLKPLEFGKPNTLVCFVSNLFPPTLTVNWRHHSAPVEGARPTFVSAVDGLTFQAFSYLNFTPAPSDLFSCIVTHEIDSYTAIAFWVPQNALPSDLLENVLCGVAFGLGVLGIIVGLVLIIYFRKPCSGG from the exons ATGGATCATGAGCTGAGCCAGAGAGCTGCGCTGCTACGGCTGCTACCCCTTCTGTGGCTGCTGCCCCAGTCCTGGACTGCCCCTGAAG CTCCTACTCCAGGGTGGAGGGATGAGCTGCAAAACCACACGTTCCTGCACACAGTGTACTGCCAGAACTGGAGTCCCAACGTGGGGCTCTCCGAAGCCTACAACGAGGACCAGCTTTTCTCCTTCGACTTTTCCCAGAATATCCGAGTGCCTCGCCTGCCTGAATTTGCTGACTGGGCTCACAGGCCTCAAGATACTTCCAACATTTTCTTTGACAAAGCCTTCTGCCGGGCGATCGTCGAGGAAATTGGCCCAGAGCTTGACAG TACCCCCACAGGGCTCCCCACCGCTGAGGTGTTCACTCTGAAGCCCCTGGAGTTTGGCAAGCCCAACACACTGGTCTGTTTCGTCAGTAACCTCTTCCCACCCACACTGACTGTGAACTGGCGGCATCATTCGGCCCCTGTGGAAGGAGCAAGGCCCACTTTTGTCTCAGCCGTCGATGGACTCACCTTCCAGGCCTTTTCTTACTTAAACTTCACACCAGCACCCTCTGATCTTTTCTCCTGCATCGTGACTCATGAGATTGACAGCTACACAGCAATCGCCTTTTGGG TGCCCCAGAATGCGCTGCCGTCCGATCTTCTGGAGAACGTGCTGTGTGGTGTAGCCTTTGGCCTGGGTGTGCTGGGCATCATTGTTGGCTTAGTCCTCATCATCTACTTCCGAAAACCTTGCTCAGGTG GCTGA
- the LOC132497048 gene encoding HLA class II histocompatibility antigen, DM alpha chain isoform X2 has translation MDHELSQRAALLRLLPLLWLLPQSWTAPEAPTPGWRDELQNHTFLHTVYCQNWSPNVGLSEAYNEDQLFSFDFSQNIRVPRLPEFADWAHRPQDTSNIFFDKAFCRAIVEEIGPELDRQIPVSRGLPTAEVFTLKPLEFGKPNTLVCFVSNLFPPTLTVNWRHHSAPVEGARPTFVSAVDGLTFQAFSYLNFTPAPSDLFSCIVTHEIDSYTAIAFWVPQNALPSDLLENVLCGVAFGLGVLGIIVGLVLIIYFRKPCSG, from the exons ATGGATCATGAGCTGAGCCAGAGAGCTGCGCTGCTACGGCTGCTACCCCTTCTGTGGCTGCTGCCCCAGTCCTGGACTGCCCCTGAAG CTCCTACTCCAGGGTGGAGGGATGAGCTGCAAAACCACACGTTCCTGCACACAGTGTACTGCCAGAACTGGAGTCCCAACGTGGGGCTCTCCGAAGCCTACAACGAGGACCAGCTTTTCTCCTTCGACTTTTCCCAGAATATCCGAGTGCCTCGCCTGCCTGAATTTGCTGACTGGGCTCACAGGCCTCAAGATACTTCCAACATTTTCTTTGACAAAGCCTTCTGCCGGGCGATCGTCGAGGAAATTGGCCCAGAGCTTGACAGGCAAATCCCAGTGTCTAGAG GGCTCCCCACCGCTGAGGTGTTCACTCTGAAGCCCCTGGAGTTTGGCAAGCCCAACACACTGGTCTGTTTCGTCAGTAACCTCTTCCCACCCACACTGACTGTGAACTGGCGGCATCATTCGGCCCCTGTGGAAGGAGCAAGGCCCACTTTTGTCTCAGCCGTCGATGGACTCACCTTCCAGGCCTTTTCTTACTTAAACTTCACACCAGCACCCTCTGATCTTTTCTCCTGCATCGTGACTCATGAGATTGACAGCTACACAGCAATCGCCTTTTGGG TGCCCCAGAATGCGCTGCCGTCCGATCTTCTGGAGAACGTGCTGTGTGGTGTAGCCTTTGGCCTGGGTGTGCTGGGCATCATTGTTGGCTTAGTCCTCATCATCTACTTCCGAAAACCTTGCTCAG GCTGA
- the LOC132497048 gene encoding HLA class II histocompatibility antigen, DM alpha chain isoform X1 produces the protein MDHELSQRAALLRLLPLLWLLPQSWTAPEAPTPGWRDELQNHTFLHTVYCQNWSPNVGLSEAYNEDQLFSFDFSQNIRVPRLPEFADWAHRPQDTSNIFFDKAFCRAIVEEIGPELDRQIPVSRGLPTAEVFTLKPLEFGKPNTLVCFVSNLFPPTLTVNWRHHSAPVEGARPTFVSAVDGLTFQAFSYLNFTPAPSDLFSCIVTHEIDSYTAIAFWVPQNALPSDLLENVLCGVAFGLGVLGIIVGLVLIIYFRKPCSGG, from the exons ATGGATCATGAGCTGAGCCAGAGAGCTGCGCTGCTACGGCTGCTACCCCTTCTGTGGCTGCTGCCCCAGTCCTGGACTGCCCCTGAAG CTCCTACTCCAGGGTGGAGGGATGAGCTGCAAAACCACACGTTCCTGCACACAGTGTACTGCCAGAACTGGAGTCCCAACGTGGGGCTCTCCGAAGCCTACAACGAGGACCAGCTTTTCTCCTTCGACTTTTCCCAGAATATCCGAGTGCCTCGCCTGCCTGAATTTGCTGACTGGGCTCACAGGCCTCAAGATACTTCCAACATTTTCTTTGACAAAGCCTTCTGCCGGGCGATCGTCGAGGAAATTGGCCCAGAGCTTGACAGGCAAATCCCAGTGTCTAGAG GGCTCCCCACCGCTGAGGTGTTCACTCTGAAGCCCCTGGAGTTTGGCAAGCCCAACACACTGGTCTGTTTCGTCAGTAACCTCTTCCCACCCACACTGACTGTGAACTGGCGGCATCATTCGGCCCCTGTGGAAGGAGCAAGGCCCACTTTTGTCTCAGCCGTCGATGGACTCACCTTCCAGGCCTTTTCTTACTTAAACTTCACACCAGCACCCTCTGATCTTTTCTCCTGCATCGTGACTCATGAGATTGACAGCTACACAGCAATCGCCTTTTGGG TGCCCCAGAATGCGCTGCCGTCCGATCTTCTGGAGAACGTGCTGTGTGGTGTAGCCTTTGGCCTGGGTGTGCTGGGCATCATTGTTGGCTTAGTCCTCATCATCTACTTCCGAAAACCTTGCTCAGGTG GCTGA